ACGCCCAGCCGAGCTtgcgccggttggccggtgccAGGAGTCGGTCGCGCAGATGCATGAGGACAACACGCGCATCGGGCACAGTCGTACCGGGTGCTGTCGCACCATTGGCCACCATTGCCGCTTCCGAAGCCGTTGCTGCCGCCTGACTGACGGCGTGCAGAATTTCGCTGATCAGCCCACTGACCTGCTCGCGCCGTTTCTGCTTCACGTACACGACAAACTTGTAGAAGTAGTTCGCCACGAAGGCGAGCAGCGCGGCCAGCGCTAGaccaccgacgatgacgaaaaacttttgaaacttGTTGTACAGCATGCACCCGAACGGAAGCTTCGGTTTCAGGATGGTGTAGTGGTTCGCTTTTACCGGGCGCCGTTCGACCACCTCCGCGAAAGTGATCGGCTGCCCATCGGCATCGCAGTGATCGATGTGCCACTGTGGGTTCCGATCGATCAAGTACTCCATCGCGTGCAAGTGCCGCGTCAGCTGGGGGATCAGCACGGACGGTGAGTGTTCCTTGGCCTTCTTCAGTACCTCACCGGGTGACATAATACTCGAGGCGATGCTGGACGTTTCAATGCCCCCGGCAGatgccgccactgccgccggaTCCCTTCGGCAATGATACGCCTCGACCCGATGCTTCAGTTCACTGCCCACCAATTTCAGTAGCTCCAGGGCCGGTTCCACGTCCGCCGCCAGGACACAGTCGGTTCCACTCAACACTCCTGCGCTACGGCTATCATCGCACAGATCGTACCGGGTGTCGATCGAGCTGAGGGTGCTCGCCAGATCCGTACTGATCGTCATGTACATGAGGGCCACCGACACGAGGAATGCCACCAGCAAGCAGAGCAGGGCGCAAGGCACGAACGTTTGCTTGAAACCGTAGTGCTCGTCCAGCTTCGTGATCAGATTGCCGATCGCCACACGGAACGGTAtggccggtggttccggtgagGGTTGAGCGTGCGTTACGATATCGTTTTCATCGAGCTCGTGCTGCTGACCTCCGACGGCACCTCCGAGGACGCGACTGTACCTCTGACGAATGTGATTACCGGCCACGAGCGGAGACGGTGGGCTGGGTGAAGATGGACCACCCGTTGAACCCAACTTGAAGTGACCGGCAATGCTTCGGTAATGCAGTGGATGGATGGGCGCACGCGAGTTGTGCACCATCGGATTGGCTACCGGTGATGGAGTGGTGCTGTACCGTGACGGTGGAATGATGCCACCACCCGGATTGCTACGACGACCAATGATTCCACCGATGGCACTGTTGTAGTTCTCTTGCGATACGGTTTCTCCCCGGAGTTGCATCAAGCGCCTCGTGTACTCGCTTACGTAGGGAGGTGAATCTCCACCGGCActaccggcaccggaagaCCCGTTCGAGACATTCGAATCATTCAGCAGCgtactattgttgttgttgttgttggtgctactgctgccactgttgttgttgctgtacatgctgctgctggccgacggtggtgtAATGTTTTGTGCGGCCAGGGCCGTTTTCCGAAACAGAGAACTGTGGTACGATGGTGCCGGTGATGGGTTGCTTCCTGCGACGGGGCGATAAGAAAGGAAACTCATTGACGATGGGATGGGGGGGGGGTTGCTTTCAACTCCATCGTAACTGACCATAGGTTCGCTGAGAGCCCCACAGAGCGGACGGTGAATAGTCTTCCTCGTCGTGGTCGTGCCTCAGGACCGGCGAAATGTAGATCTGTGACGGGGAATGGGAAGACtttttgccaccgccgccactggcACCGTTCGCACCGAGGAACGGAGAGTTGCCATGGTTACTAAAACTATGCTGA
The nucleotide sequence above comes from Anopheles bellator chromosome 1, idAnoBellAS_SP24_06.2, whole genome shotgun sequence. Encoded proteins:
- the LOC131206418 gene encoding uncharacterized protein LOC131206418, with the translated sequence MDNLNSLSDEELRLELVKYGFPNMPVTFTTRKILIKKLRRHLDEQKQKLRRESSAVLRYSSSEESDSGEGRKVTAAQRKSYAAPKSGTPGTAKRLGRSQRATVAGDGLAVPPPAVSSMPPPSVGPLKRTLLNSSISSPGSSSQHSFSNHGNSPFLGANGASGGGGKKSSHSPSQIYISPVLRHDHDEEDYSPSALWGSQRTYGQLRWRSNPSPAPSYHSSLFRKTALAAQNITPPSASSSMYSNNNSGSSSTNNNNNNSTLLNDSNVSNGSSGAGSAGGDSPPYVSEYTRRLMQLRGETVSQENYNSAIGGIIGRRSNPGGGIIPPSRYSTTPSPVANPMVHNSRAPIHPLHYRSIAGHFKLGSTGGPSSPSPPSPLVAGNHIRQRYSRVLGGAVGGQQHELDENDIVTHAQPSPEPPAIPFRVAIGNLITKLDEHYGFKQTFVPCALLCLLVAFLVSVALMYMTISTDLASTLSSIDTRYDLCDDSRSAGVLSGTDCVLAADVEPALELLKLVGSELKHRVEAYHCRRDPAAVAASAGGIETSSIASSIMSPGEVLKKAKEHSPSVLIPQLTRHLHAMEYLIDRNPQWHIDHCDADGQPITFAEVVERRPVKANHYTILKPKLPFGCMLYNKFQKFFVIVGGLALAALLAFVANYFYKFVVYVKQKRREQVSGLISEILHAVSQAAATASEAAMVANGATAPGTTVPDARVVLMHLRDRLLAPANRRKLGWAWNEAIQFLEQNESRIAFEVGSIGGEDFKMMRWIDTAPLASTVNVGSTAAATARISAGPAGAASCAKKWQSPAFDNSNKILDPPTPCLKIRQMFDRYEVNDPNLKTIVQDAILEKVGGRCKIYDIQLDRSSCCVYVRCASAKDAGIVHDEINGWWFDNRLVSIKFLRLERYLQRFPGSLSDSVCLKPSNKNNFSMSHQLAAGGGGGGGANGRGGVRSVNEDYDTEPEPEDDEDDDDDDEELVAAADAMDGPSIGIHGRRSTSRRGREEDEEDEPEEDDEE